In one Euleptes europaea isolate rEulEur1 chromosome 12, rEulEur1.hap1, whole genome shotgun sequence genomic region, the following are encoded:
- the GPR12 gene encoding G-protein coupled receptor 12 has product MNEDLEVNLTWLPRDHLEANSAENISAAVTSLVPVGDPEPEFIVNPWDIVLCTSGTLISCENAVVVLIIFHNPSLRAPMFLLIGSLALADLLAGIGLIFNFILAYLLQSEATKLVTVGLIVASFSASVCSLLAITVDRYLSLYYALTYNSERTVTFTYIMLVLLWGASICIGLLPIMGWNCLQDESTCSVIRPLTKNNAAVLSVSFLLMFALMLQLYIQICKIVMRHAHQIALQHHFLATSHYVTTRKGVSTLAIILGTFAACWMPFTLYSLIADYTYPSMYTYATLLPATYNSIINPVIYAFRNQEIQKALWLICCGCIPSNLSARARSPSDV; this is encoded by the coding sequence ATGAACGAAGACCTGGAGGTTAATTTAACGTGGCTGCCTCGGGATCACTTAGAAGCCAACTCGGCAGAGAACATTTCGGCCGCTGTGACCTCCCTGGTTCCTGTCGGTGACCCCGAACCCGAGTTTATAGTAAACCCTTGGGACATTGTGCTGTGTACCTCGGGGACCCTGATCTCCTGCGAGAATGCCGTGGTGGTCCTTATTATCTTCCACAATCCTAGTCTTCGTGCCCCTATGTTCCTCTTGATAGGCAGCCTGGCCCTGGCAGACCTCTTAGCGGGAATCGGATTGATCTTCAATTTTATTCTTGCCTACCTTCTCCAGTCGGAAGCGACTAAGCTGGTCACAGTGGGACTGATCGTCGCCTCTTTCTCAGCCTCCGTCTGCAGCTTGCTGGCCATCACCGTTGACCGGTACCTCTCGCTCTATTACGCTTTGACTTACAATTCGGAGAGGACCGTCACTTTCACCTATATCATGCTCGTCTTGCTCTGGGGAGCTTCTATCTGTATCGGATTGCTGCCCATCATGGGCTGGAACTGCCTCCAGGACGAATCCACCTGCAGCGTTATCAGGCCGCTCACTAAGAATAACGCGGCTGTCCTCTCGGTCTCGTTCTTGCTCATGTTTGCGCTTATGCTGCAGCTGTACATTCAAATCTGTAAGATTGTGATGCGCCATGCCCATCAGATAGCCCTGCAGCACCATTTCTTGGCCACTTCCCACTACGTGACGACTCGGAAAGGAGTGTCCACTTTAGCCATTATCCTGGGGACCTTTGCTGCTTGCTGGATGCCTTTTACACTCTATTCTTTAATAGCCGACTATACCTATCCTTCTATGTATACCTACGCTACCCTCCTGCCGGCCACGTACAATTCCATCATCAACCCTGTGATATATGCTTTCCGAAATCAAGAAATACAAAAGGCACTCTGGCTCATCTGCTGTGGCTGCATCCCTTCTAACCTTTCTGCGAGAGCAAGATCACCCAGTGATGTTTGA